Proteins from a single region of Hermetia illucens chromosome 3, iHerIll2.2.curated.20191125, whole genome shotgun sequence:
- the LOC119651854 gene encoding serine protease snake-like, with protein MCGGSLISEYFVLTAAHCGQVRGVPPDVIRLGAHNLYTTEEEYTKFEDFRIEKIINHPEYRQNAFYNDIALFELNRAVQFNQFIRPACLWQSPELTMSEAIATGWGRLSFRGRKAKDLQKVVLDLIDHETCNNSVGLEDDLKMGITDSQICAAHMEGGKDTCQGDSGGPLQVLVPNHKCTYYVIGITSFGRFCATPNTPGIYTNVYYYLDWIETIVFQNK; from the coding sequence AGTCCCACCCGACGTTATTCGACTTGGAGCGCACAACCTTTACACTACAGAAGAAGAATACACGAAATTTGAAGATTTCCgcatagaaaaaataataaatcatcCAGAATATCGTCAGAACGCCTTCTACAATGATATTGCATTATTTGAATTGAATCGAGCTGTTCAGTTTAATCAGTTCATTCGACCCGCGTGTCTTTGGCAATCACCAGAGTTAACTATGTCGGAAGCAATTGCTACTGGATGGGGTCGACTATCGTTTCGTGGGCGGAAGGCTAAAGATTTACAGAAGGTCGTTTTAGATTTGATCGATCACGAAACATGCAACAATTCTGTTGGACTGGAGGATGACCTTAAAATGGGGATCACTGACAGTCAAATTTGTGCAGCACATATGGAAGGCGGGAAGGATACATGTCAAGGGGATTCCGGCGGACCTTTGCAAGTATTAGTACCTAATCATAAGTGCACTTACTATGTTATTGGCATAACGTCTTTTGGAAGATTTTGCGCGACACCCAATACGCCAGGCATTTATAcaaatgtttattattatttagattgGATTGAAacaattgtttttcaaaataagtaa